One Corynebacterium aurimucosum genomic window, CATGATCGGTGATGGCTATGCGTTGATCGCCGCGCCACACGAGAACGCCAAAACTGTCATCGAAACTGAACTAGGGGAATACATCACCCGCGCTCTATCGCAGCACATGGGTCGCCCCTGTTCTTTGGCCGTGACCATTGCGGCACCCCCGCAGCCGGCACCACAGGAAGAGCCTCCAGCACCCGCACCTCAACGCCCTATCCAAACCGAGGCTCCCGAGCACGGCATGGGGCACCAGGCGCAGGCTTTCCAGCAGCCCACACCGCCCGCTCCAACCTCCCAGCCAGAAACACCAAGCCACCATCAGCCGCGCTCATGGGAGACTGCGCATTCCCCAGCCAGCCTCGATGAATTGGCGCAACACTACAGCGAGCAACAAAGCACCGCACCCAGTGGCTACCCCGAAGCAGCCGGGGCACGGATCCCGCGGGAGGAGCCAGCGCACAACCCGAACCGAGAAAAGTCTCTCAATCCGAAGCACACCTTTGAGAACTTCGTCATCGGTTCCTCCAACCGCTTTGCTAACGGCGCCGCCGTGGCCGTCGCGGAAAACCCCGCGCGCGCCTATAACCCACTCTTTATTTGGGGCGGTTCCGGCCTCGGCAAAACGCACCTGCTGCACGCAGCCGGCAACTACGCCCAGGTCCTGCACCCGGGACTGCGCGTGAAATACGTGTCCTCGGAGGAATTCACCAACGACTACATCAACTCCCTGCGTGATGACCGCCAGGAATCCTTCAAGCGCCGCTACCGCAACCTGGACATCCTCATGGTCGATGACATCCAGTTCCTAGAAGGCAAAGAGTCCACCCAGGAGGAGTTCTTCCACACCTTCAATGCGCTGCACCAGGCCAACAAACAGATCATTTTGTCCTCCGACCGTCCACCGAAGCAGCTGACCACACTGGAAGATCGCCTCCGCACGCGCTTCGAGGGCGGATTGATTACGGATATTCAGCCGCCAGACCTAGAGACGCGCATCGCTATCCTCATGAAGAAGGCCTCCGCGGACGGCACAGACGTCGATCGCTCGGTTCTCGAGCTCATCGCCTCTCGCTTTGAATCTTCGATCCGCGAGCTCGAAGGTGCGCTCATCCGCGTTTCTGCCTATTCCTCTCTGGTCAACGAGCCGATCAGTTTGGAGATGGCGGAGATTGCTCTGCACGATCTGGCCCCGGATTCTGCAGATCGCCAAATCACCGCGGCAGCCATCATCGAGGTGACCGCGGATTACTTCAACATCGACGTGGATACCTTGCGCGGTTCTGGTAAGAAACGCGCCGTGGCTCACGCCCGTCAGCTAGCGATGTATCTGTGTCGCGAACTCACTGAGCTCTCCCTGCCAAAGATTGGTGACCAGTTCGGCGGCAAGGACCACACCACCGTCATCTATGCGGACCGCAAAATCCGTAAGGAGATGACTGAGAACCGGAATACCTACGACGAGATCCAGGCGCTGACCCAGCGCGTGAAGAATCACAACCAGCGTTAGCACCACGCAACGCTTGGCGACGCCCCTCCCACCTTCCCCGCAGTAACCTCCCCCGCGGGTGTGGGCAGGGGCGTCTTTGCGATCCGCCAAAAAGTTATCCACACCGTTATTCACAGCTGTGTAATTCCATTGTTGTAATTTGTAGATCCTTGTCACATTTTCTTCTTCCACAGCAGATCAGAGGGCACATCGCCCTTGTGGTTAACCCTGTGATCAGCAGGGATAGATCTGGGGATGGATTGTGGATAACTTTGACCCCGACCCAGTTACTCACATTTCTTGTCATTTGATCACAGTGATCCCACACCCTGACTCACAGATCGATTCGCGGCTCAGAGCTTGGCTTTTGCTAGGTTGTCCACAGATCCCACAGCGCTTATTACTACTCCTATTTTGTTTTCTCCCTAACTAAGAAGAAAAAGGATGTGTGTGATTCGTTGGCGCCCGGCCTGACCGCACGCCCTCATCGAGAAGCACAGACGGTAAATGACAAAATCCTGTGCTTCGGCGCCGATCCTGTAAGTTGGAGTGAGCTTGCAAGAATCTTCCATCCGCAACTAGAGGAGCGTCTCACCACCATGGAGCAGTCCGTGTCATTTCGCGTTGCCAAAGATGACCTCGCCAACGCCGTAGCGTGGGTCGCGCGCAGCCTTCCCTCGAAGGTCACCCAGCCGGTACTGCGCGCCATGCTGATCACCGCGGATGACAATGGTTTGGAATTCACCGGCTTCGACTACGAAGTTTCCACCCGTGTGCGTATCGCCGGCATGGTGGATGAGCCGGGACGCATCGCCGTGGCCGGTAAGTTGCTTTCTGACATCGTTGCTTCCTTGCCCAACAAGGAAATCGAGATGACCCAGGAAGACAACAAAGTTCTGTTGACCTGTGGTTCCTCCCGTTTCGAGCTGCCGCTCATTCCGCTGGATGATTACCCTCAGCTCCCTGTTTTGCCGGAGGTCACCGGCACCATTAACCCGCAGCTCTTCGTGGAGGCCATCAGCCAGGTCGTTGCGGCTGCCGGCAAGGATGACACCCTGCCGATGCTCACTGGTGTGCACATCGACATCAATGGTTCCCACGTGGAAATGACGGCGACGGACCGTTTCCGCCTGGCCATGCGCACCTTCGAGTGGGAGCCGGTATCTCCTGATGTCCAGGCCAAGCTTCTTGTCCCGGCCAAGACGCTGCAGGAGACTGGCCGCTCCTTGGACACGCACCTCAACATCCCGGTAGAAATTGCCGTGGGCACTGGTGACAACATCGCTGCGGAAGGCCTTTTTGGCCTGCATGCGGATAACCGCGAGACCACGACCCGCATGTTGGACGCGGATTTCCCCAACGTGGCACCGCTGCTGCCCAAGACCCACAGCGCCATGGCCAGCATTGAGGTTGCTCCGCTCCAGGAAGCGATTCGACGCGTCTCGCTGTTGACGGATCGCAACGCTCAGATCCGCATGGAGTTCAGCGAAGGTGAGGTGACCTTGGCGGCCGGTGCGGACTCTGGTCGTGCAAGCGAGACCTTGCCGTGCGCCTTCAACGGCCGTGAGGATTTTGTTATTGCCTTCAACCCGTCCTACCTCAAGGATGGTTTGGCTGTGGTTCACACGGACCGCGTGGTCTTTGGCTTCACCGAACCTTCGCGCCCGGCAATCATGATTCCGGAACCGGAAGAGCTGCCGGTAGCCAACGAAGACGGCTCTTTCCCGACCCCGGAGACTGATTTCACCTACCTCTTGATGCCAGTGCGCTTGCCAGGCTAGGCCATATGTATATTCGCGATCTCGATGTCAGGGACTTCCGCTCCTGGCCCGAGCTCACCCTCAGGCTGAAACCGGGAATTACCTTGTTTGTCGGCCGCAACGGTTTCGGCAAGACCAATATCGTCGAGGCCATCGGGTATACCGCGCATCTATCCTCACACCGTGTGGCCCACGATGCCCCCCTCGTGCGCCAGGGCGCACACAATGCTCGTATCTCTGCCACGGCGGTGAACCAGGGCAGAGAGCTCACTGCGCACCTACTGATCAAACCCCACGCGGCCAACCAGGCGCAGATCAACCGTACGCGCCTGAAATCCCCGCGTGAGCTACTAGGCGTGGTGAAAACCGTGTTGTTTTCCCCCGAGGATTTATCGCTCGTACGCGGCGAACCGGCAGCGCGCCGCCAGTATCTGGATGACATCATTGCCTCGCGCACGCCGCGTTTGGCTGGTGTGAAGGCCGATTATGACAAGGTGCTCAAGCAGCGGAATGCGTTGTTGAAGTCGGCGTCGCCAAGCTTGCGCCGCGGCTACAGCGACAGTGATGGTGCCTCGGCGCTGGCGACTCTCGACGTGTGGGATACACAGCTGTCTTCCCTCGGTGCGCAGGTGATTCAGGCACGCCTTGCGCTTGTCGACGAACTCCGCGAGCTCATCCCCGCCGCCTATGCCGGGCTTGCCCCGGAATCGCGGCCGGCGAATATTGAGTACAAGTCCACGGTGGATATTTCTGATCCTGAGGTCATCGAGGCCATGATGCTCACCGAACTCGCTAGCAAGCGCCAGCGCGAGATCGAACGCGGTATCTCGCTTGTTGGCCCGCACCGCGATGACCTGCTGCTTAATCTAGGAGCGAGCCCTGCCAAGGGCTTTGCCAGCCACGGCGAGACCTGGTCCTATGCCATCTCCCTGCGGTTGGCGGAGTTCAACTTGTTGCGCCAGGACGGCACTGATCCGATCCTCATCCTCGATGATGTCTTCGCTGAGCTGGACGCCAAACGCCGCGAAAAGCTCGTTCACCTCGCGGCAGGTGCGGAACAGGTGCTCATCACCGCAGCTGTGGATGAGGATCTGCCCGGCAACTTGCAGCCCATCGAACGTTTTACGGTCACGGTCCGCGATACCGACGAGGGCCGAATCTCCGAGATCGCTCCGTATACGGCGGGCGGTGACGAGGATGACTGAACCAGACTTTGATCCGGTTAAGGCGCTTTTTGAGCGCACGCGGAACAATTCCAAAAATCCGCCGAAGCTCAATAAGCCGGCGCCCAAAATGAACTTAGCCCAGACATCTTCAGAGAAGCAGCCAAAGCCCTATCAGCGTGGTCGGCCGAGCGGTCCCGATGGCCGTCGCAGGCGACGGAGCCTCGAGATCCCTAGCCTCGGCGCGCAGATCCAACGAGAGATTGGCAAGCGCGGCTGGGAACACGAATTGGCCCATGGCTGGGTCATGGGCAATTGGGAAAACCTCGTCGGCGAGCGCATTGCTGCGCATACGCAACCGCTCAACATCAAAGAGCAGGTTGTCTACGTGGCGTGTGATTCCTCCAGCTGGGCTACCGAGTTGCGCTACCTGCAGCGTCCCATCTTGCAAAAGATTGCGGATCGCCTGGGCCCAGACGTGGTGGTTAAGCTGCACATTCAGGGTCCTAAGCAGCACCGGAATTACGAGGGCCGCCAATGGGTCAAGCCGCAGGGTTCGCAAGATACCTACGGCTGATTTTCGGCGACCGCGAAATTCACGCAAATTTGGGGCTCTCACGGGCGTGCAGTGCCCTTGCGTGGGGGGACACAGTGTAGAATGGCTAGAGTCTTAGATTTAGCTCTAGCCAAAAGGAGAACACGAATCCGTGGCTGAACAACACGCATATGATGCGGGGTCAATCACAATTCTGGAGGGCCTCGAGGCCGTCCGTAAGCGCCCCGGTATGTACATCGGCTCCACCGGTGCCCGTGGCCTGCACCACCTGATTTGGGAGATCGTTGACAACTCCGTCGATGAGGCGATGGCAGGTTATGCCGACAAGGTCATCGTCACCCTCCGTGAGGATGGCGGCATCGAGGTCATCGATAACGGCCGTGGTATCCCGGTGGAGATGCACGCCTCTGGCGTTCCCACCGTCCAGGTGGTCATGACCCAGCTGCATGCCGGCGGTAAGTTCGACTCTGAATCTTATGCCGTGTCCGGTGGTCTGCACGGCGTGGGTATCTCTGTGGTCAACGCTTTGTCCACCCGTGTGGAGGCGGACATCAAGCGCGATGGCAAGCACTGGTACCAGAACTTCAACAATGCCATCCCCGATGAGCTTGTCGAAGGCGATAATGCTCGCGGCACCGGAACCACCATTCGCTTCTGGCCGGACCCGGAAATTTTCGAAACCGTCGAGTTCAAGTACGAAACGATCGCTCGCCGCCTGCAGGAGATGGCCTTCCTGAACAAGGGCCTGACCATTGTGCTGCGTGACGAGCGCGCTATCTCCAAAGAACAGGCCGAGCTAGAGGAGATCGCCGAAGCCGGCGACTCCGCCGTGAGCCTGAGCTCCCTCGATGAGAAGGAAAAGTCCGACAAGGACGGCGAGGATAGCGAGGAGAAGACTTCCAAGAAGAACAAGGAAGTTATTTATCACTATCCGAACGGCCTGCAGGACTATGTTGAGCACCTCAACAAGACCAAGACCGCCATTCACCCCACCATCGTTGCCTTCGACGTCAAGGGTGAGGACCACGAGGTCGAAATCGCACTGCAGTGGAACCAGGGCTACAAGGAATCCGTCCACACCTTTGCCAACACCATCAACACCCATGAGGGTGGTACGCACGAGGAAGGCTTCCGCGCTGCGCTGACCTCCCTGATGAACCGCTACGCTAAGGAGCACAAGCTCCTCAAGGAAAAGGATGGCAACCTTTCCGGCGATGACTGCCGTGAAGGCCTTGCTGCCGTTATTTCCGTCAAGGTGGCGGACCCACAGTTCGAGGGTCAGACCAAGACCAAGCTTGGTAACTCGGAAATTCGTGGCTTTGTCCAGCGTTCCGTCAATGAGCACCTCAATGATTGGTTCGACGCCAACCCGGCTGAGGCAAAGGTCATCATCAATAAGGCCGTGTCCTCCGCGCACGCCCGTGTGGCCGCACGCAAGGCTCGTGAGCTCGTGCGCCGTAAGTCTGCCGGTGACCTCGGCGGCCTGCCGGGCAAGCTAGCGGATTGCCGCTCCAAGGACTCGAAGCGCACTGAGCTTTATATCGTGGAGGGTGACTCCGCAGGCGGTTCCGCTAAGGGCGGCCGCGATTCCATGTTCCAGGCCATCCTGCCGCTGCGCGGCAAGATCCTCAACGTGGAAAAAGCCCGCATGGACAAGGTTCTGAAGAACGCTGAGGTCCAGGCCATCATTACCGCCCTGGGTACCGGCATCCACGAAGAGTTTGATATTTCCAAGCTGCGCTACGACAAGATTGTGCTCATGGCCGATGCCGACGTGGACGGCCAGCACATCGCCACGCTTCTGTTGACTCTGCTCTTCCGTTTCATGCCGCAGCTGGTGGAGGATGGCCACGTCTTCCTGGCTAATCCGCCGCTGTACAAGTTGAAGTGGGCGAAGGGCCAGCCGGGCTACGCCTTCTCCGATGCCGAGCGTGACAAGCTGCTTGCCGAGGGCCTGGAGCAGGGACGCAAGATCAACAAGGATGACGGTATCCAGCGCTACAAGGGTCTGGGTGAGATGAACGCCGCCGAGCTGTGGGAGACCACCCTGGATCCGACCACCCGCGTGCTCCGTCGCGTGGACTTGGAGGATGCACAGCGCGCCGACGAGCTCTTCTCTATCCTCATGGGTGATGACGTGTCTGCTCGCCGCTCCTTCATTACCCGCCGCGCGAAGGACGTCCGCTTCCTTGACGTCTAAGCGCTAGGTAAAACCCGCAAAGACCAGCACCTCATATGAGGTGCTGGTCTTTTTTCGTCGTCAAGCGCGGGCTCTTAGACAGTGCCCATGTGGCGTTGCAGAACGCGGCCGATGGTCGCAACATTGGGCTCCAAGATGGAGGAGGCTTTGCCGCGCAGGGACTTGTAGGTGCGAGCGATGCCAGGAGCCTTTACGTCCTCAGCGGCTTTGTCCGCAGTAGTCAAGATGACCTCTGTAACCTCAGCGCTGCGTCCGTCCAGGTAGGTGCCGAAGTCAGACTGCTCAGAGCCTTCGAATTCCTTCCAGTAGGAATCCAGGCTGTTGAGCAGCTCCGGGAGCATCTGGTTGATTCCCTTGGATAAGACCTTAGAATCTGCCTTCTTTGCGGCGGCTAGAGCGCCCTTGAAGGCCATTCCGGAAATGCCGGAAAGCGAAGAGACGGTGTCATCGGCGGCCGTGGCCAAGTCCGCCACCACGGCGTTGCGGGTAGGGGATTGGAGAAGCTGGGTGAGGTTTGTCATACAAGCGAGCTTACTGTGCTGGTGCGCTGGAGCCTGCCTTGAGCGCGGCGATCTGGTCAGCAATCTCCGGGAAACCATTGGTGCGGGCCAGGCGCTCGAGGTCAAAGTCGAGGCCACCTTCGTAGAGGCGGTTGTTCTCGGAAGAACCGGAGGAGCCGGCCATCCCGATTTGGGCGGCAAACTCGTCCACCTGGGCGCGCAGTGCCGGGACATTATCCACTACCAACTTGAGCAGTGCTGCTGCTGCGGCGATGCTACCGCCGATGATGAGCGTCATGTCGATCGGCGTGGAACCGGTGAGGGAGGAGCCGGCTTCGCCCTGCTGGAATTTGGGGTTCTTGTTGTTTTGCCAGTCATTGTCAGCAGTCTTAGCACCCGCAGCCGGCGTCGCGGCAGTGGCGAGGGTAGTGGCAACGACACCAGCGGCAAGGAGCTTCTTCAAAGACTTCGAAGGCATAGGGGATTCCTTTCTACAAGGGAATAGAGACTTCTTTATCATGTTTAACTTACATAACTTCTGCAACAGAAAGATAGACCTCCGTGCAAAATCGCGCGAATTCTTCGTTCTTTCCACTCAGAGCGGGGACCGCGCGCAAGACTGTTTCTAGTGATTCTGCCGCCGCAGAGCGGCTGCCATGAACGGCAATTCCCTCGACGGTGGCCGTGCTCGCTGCCGCCGCGGCGGCCAAGGCGGCAAAGTTTATAACCCGCACCCGATAGGTTTGGCAGAACTCCCGTGCGGCGAGGAGCAGCTGTTCTGCGCTCATTGACGCTCTCCCCGGGCTTGGCGGATCTCCGCTTCTAATTCTGAACGCCCGGGCAGCAGCCGGCGCGCGGTGTCCTGCACGGCAGCATCCGAGAGGGTTCGTGCTGCTGCCGCAACGATGGCGCGGACCACCGTCTCGTGCTTGGAGGTTCCTTGCGCGGAGGCCAGCAGGGTCAGCGCGTGGTCTTGTTCCGGGGTCAGGCGCAGTGTCATAGCCATAGCGCGAATGGTATCACTGTGATACCACAGCCGTGCCACAAACGGCCTTATACGGCCCTAAACGGTAGGATTGGGCGTTATGAGTGACAATAACGGTGATCTTTTCGATCGCATCCAACCAATTGACATCAATGAGGAAATGGAGTCGAGCTACATCGACTACGCCATGTCCGTCATTGTCGGTCGTGCCCTGCCGGAGGTGCGTGACGGTCTCAAGCCGGTTCACCGCCGCATCCTCTACGCCATGTATGACTCCGGCTACCGCCCGGACCGCGGCTATGTAAAGTCCGCCCGCCCGGTCTCGGACACGATGGGTCAGTTCCACCCGCACGGTGACTCCGCTATTTATGACACCCTCGTGCGCTTGGCCCAGCCGTGGAACATGCGCTACCCGCTGGTCGACGGCCAGGGTAACTTCGGCTCCCGCGGTAATGACGGCCCGGCAGCTATGCGTTATACCGAGTGCCGTATGACGCCCCTGGCCATGGAGATGGTGCGCGATATCCGCGAAAATACCGTCGACTTCGCCCCGAACTATGACGGCAAGACGCAGGAGCCGACTATCCTGCCCTCCCGCGTTCCGAACCTGTTGATGAACGGCTCCGGCGGTATCGCCGTCGGTATGGCCACCAATATCCCGCCGCACAACCTCAACGAGTTGGCGGAAGCCATTTACTGGTTGCTGGATAACCCGAATGCTTCTGAGGAAGAAGCCTTGGCCGCCTGCATGGAACGCGTCAAGGGCCCAGATTTCCCGACTGCGGGCCTCATTGTCGGTGATCAGGGCATCAAGGATGCCTACACCACCGGCCGCGGCTCCATCCGCATGCGCGGCGTGACCTCCATTGAGGAGGTGGGCAACCGCCAGACCATCGTTATCACTGAGCTGCCTTACCAGGTCAACCCGGACAACATGATCTCCAATATTGCGGAGTCTGTGGTCAACGGCAAGATCGCCGGAATCGCCAAGATTGAGGATGAATCCTCCGACCGTGTGGGCATGCGCATCGTGGTCACCCTCAAGCGTGACGCCGTAGCCCGCGTTGTCCTTAATAACCTGTACAAGCACTCCCAGCTGCAGACCTCCTTCGGCGCTAACATGCTTTCCATCGTGGATGGCGTGCCGCGCACCCTGCGCCTGGACCAAATGCTGAGCTACTACGTGGCTCACCAGATTGAGGTCATCGTCCGCCGGACCCAGTTCCGCCTCGATGAGGCCGAGAAGCGCGCCCACATCTTGCGCGGTCTGGTCAAGGCGCTTGACATGCTCGATGAGGTCATCGCGCTCATCCGCCGTTCCCCGACGGTGGATGAGGCACGCGAGGGCCTGATGCAGCTTCTCGGCGTCGACGAGATCCAGGCCGATGCCATCCTGGCCATGCGTCTGCGTCGCCTGGCCGCTCTGGAGCGTCAGAAGATTATTGATGAGTTGGCGGAGATCGAAGAGATCATCGCAGACCTCAAGGACATCCTCGCTCGCGACGAGCGTCAGCGTCAGATCGTCCACGATGAGCTGGAGGAAATCGTCGAGAAATACGGCGATGAGCGTCGCACCCAGATTGTCGCTGCCTCCGGAGACGTTTCCGATGAGGACCTCATCGCCCGCGAGAACGTCGTGGTCACCATCACCGCTACCGGCTACGCCAAGCGCACCAAGGTGGATGCCTACAAGGCACAGAAGCGTGGCGGCAAGGGCGTGCGCGGCGCGGAGCTCAAGCAGGACGATATTGTGAAGAACTTCTTCGTCTGCTCCACGCACGACTGGATCCTGTTCTTCACCAACTTCGGCCGCGTCTACCGCCTCAAGGCCTACGAGCTCCCGGAAGCTGGACGCACCGCCCGCGGTCAGCACGTGGCCAACCTGCTGGAGTTCCAGCCGGAGGAGAAGATCGCCCAGGTCATCCAGATTCAGTCCTACGAGGACGCTCCG contains:
- a CDS encoding CopG family transcriptional regulator, with the protein product MAMTLRLTPEQDHALTLLASAQGTSKHETVVRAIVAAAARTLSDAAVQDTARRLLPGRSELEAEIRQARGERQ
- a CDS encoding DciA family protein, encoding MTEPDFDPVKALFERTRNNSKNPPKLNKPAPKMNLAQTSSEKQPKPYQRGRPSGPDGRRRRRSLEIPSLGAQIQREIGKRGWEHELAHGWVMGNWENLVGERIAAHTQPLNIKEQVVYVACDSSSWATELRYLQRPILQKIADRLGPDVVVKLHIQGPKQHRNYEGRQWVKPQGSQDTYG
- the recF gene encoding DNA replication/repair protein RecF (All proteins in this family for which functions are known are DNA-binding proteins that assist the filamentation of RecA onto DNA for the initiation of recombination or recombinational repair.), with the translated sequence MYIRDLDVRDFRSWPELTLRLKPGITLFVGRNGFGKTNIVEAIGYTAHLSSHRVAHDAPLVRQGAHNARISATAVNQGRELTAHLLIKPHAANQAQINRTRLKSPRELLGVVKTVLFSPEDLSLVRGEPAARRQYLDDIIASRTPRLAGVKADYDKVLKQRNALLKSASPSLRRGYSDSDGASALATLDVWDTQLSSLGAQVIQARLALVDELRELIPAAYAGLAPESRPANIEYKSTVDISDPEVIEAMMLTELASKRQREIERGISLVGPHRDDLLLNLGASPAKGFASHGETWSYAISLRLAEFNLLRQDGTDPILILDDVFAELDAKRREKLVHLAAGAEQVLITAAVDEDLPGNLQPIERFTVTVRDTDEGRISEIAPYTAGGDEDD
- the gyrB gene encoding DNA topoisomerase (ATP-hydrolyzing) subunit B; the protein is MAEQHAYDAGSITILEGLEAVRKRPGMYIGSTGARGLHHLIWEIVDNSVDEAMAGYADKVIVTLREDGGIEVIDNGRGIPVEMHASGVPTVQVVMTQLHAGGKFDSESYAVSGGLHGVGISVVNALSTRVEADIKRDGKHWYQNFNNAIPDELVEGDNARGTGTTIRFWPDPEIFETVEFKYETIARRLQEMAFLNKGLTIVLRDERAISKEQAELEEIAEAGDSAVSLSSLDEKEKSDKDGEDSEEKTSKKNKEVIYHYPNGLQDYVEHLNKTKTAIHPTIVAFDVKGEDHEVEIALQWNQGYKESVHTFANTINTHEGGTHEEGFRAALTSLMNRYAKEHKLLKEKDGNLSGDDCREGLAAVISVKVADPQFEGQTKTKLGNSEIRGFVQRSVNEHLNDWFDANPAEAKVIINKAVSSAHARVAARKARELVRRKSAGDLGGLPGKLADCRSKDSKRTELYIVEGDSAGGSAKGGRDSMFQAILPLRGKILNVEKARMDKVLKNAEVQAIITALGTGIHEEFDISKLRYDKIVLMADADVDGQHIATLLLTLLFRFMPQLVEDGHVFLANPPLYKLKWAKGQPGYAFSDAERDKLLAEGLEQGRKINKDDGIQRYKGLGEMNAAELWETTLDPTTRVLRRVDLEDAQRADELFSILMGDDVSARRSFITRRAKDVRFLDV
- the dnaN gene encoding DNA polymerase III subunit beta, whose translation is MEQSVSFRVAKDDLANAVAWVARSLPSKVTQPVLRAMLITADDNGLEFTGFDYEVSTRVRIAGMVDEPGRIAVAGKLLSDIVASLPNKEIEMTQEDNKVLLTCGSSRFELPLIPLDDYPQLPVLPEVTGTINPQLFVEAISQVVAAAGKDDTLPMLTGVHIDINGSHVEMTATDRFRLAMRTFEWEPVSPDVQAKLLVPAKTLQETGRSLDTHLNIPVEIAVGTGDNIAAEGLFGLHADNRETTTRMLDADFPNVAPLLPKTHSAMASIEVAPLQEAIRRVSLLTDRNAQIRMEFSEGEVTLAAGADSGRASETLPCAFNGREDFVIAFNPSYLKDGLAVVHTDRVVFGFTEPSRPAIMIPEPEELPVANEDGSFPTPETDFTYLLMPVRLPG
- the dnaA gene encoding chromosomal replication initiator protein DnaA; translated protein: MSDPQAALRASWKAVVSDLLAQSEQPSSDVPNFSHSQRLNLQLVEPIMIGDGYALIAAPHENAKTVIETELGEYITRALSQHMGRPCSLAVTIAAPPQPAPQEEPPAPAPQRPIQTEAPEHGMGHQAQAFQQPTPPAPTSQPETPSHHQPRSWETAHSPASLDELAQHYSEQQSTAPSGYPEAAGARIPREEPAHNPNREKSLNPKHTFENFVIGSSNRFANGAAVAVAENPARAYNPLFIWGGSGLGKTHLLHAAGNYAQVLHPGLRVKYVSSEEFTNDYINSLRDDRQESFKRRYRNLDILMVDDIQFLEGKESTQEEFFHTFNALHQANKQIILSSDRPPKQLTTLEDRLRTRFEGGLITDIQPPDLETRIAILMKKASADGTDVDRSVLELIASRFESSIRELEGALIRVSAYSSLVNEPISLEMAEIALHDLAPDSADRQITAAAIIEVTADYFNIDVDTLRGSGKKRAVAHARQLAMYLCRELTELSLPKIGDQFGGKDHTTVIYADRKIRKEMTENRNTYDEIQALTQRVKNHNQR
- a CDS encoding DUF6918 family protein; the encoded protein is MTNLTQLLQSPTRNAVVADLATAADDTVSSLSGISGMAFKGALAAAKKADSKVLSKGINQMLPELLNSLDSYWKEFEGSEQSDFGTYLDGRSAEVTEVILTTADKAAEDVKAPGIARTYKSLRGKASSILEPNVATIGRVLQRHMGTV
- the gyrA gene encoding DNA gyrase subunit A → MSDNNGDLFDRIQPIDINEEMESSYIDYAMSVIVGRALPEVRDGLKPVHRRILYAMYDSGYRPDRGYVKSARPVSDTMGQFHPHGDSAIYDTLVRLAQPWNMRYPLVDGQGNFGSRGNDGPAAMRYTECRMTPLAMEMVRDIRENTVDFAPNYDGKTQEPTILPSRVPNLLMNGSGGIAVGMATNIPPHNLNELAEAIYWLLDNPNASEEEALAACMERVKGPDFPTAGLIVGDQGIKDAYTTGRGSIRMRGVTSIEEVGNRQTIVITELPYQVNPDNMISNIAESVVNGKIAGIAKIEDESSDRVGMRIVVTLKRDAVARVVLNNLYKHSQLQTSFGANMLSIVDGVPRTLRLDQMLSYYVAHQIEVIVRRTQFRLDEAEKRAHILRGLVKALDMLDEVIALIRRSPTVDEAREGLMQLLGVDEIQADAILAMRLRRLAALERQKIIDELAEIEEIIADLKDILARDERQRQIVHDELEEIVEKYGDERRTQIVAASGDVSDEDLIARENVVVTITATGYAKRTKVDAYKAQKRGGKGVRGAELKQDDIVKNFFVCSTHDWILFFTNFGRVYRLKAYELPEAGRTARGQHVANLLEFQPEEKIAQVIQIQSYEDAPYLVLATQQGRVKKSRLTDYESARSAGLIAINLNEGDALIGAQLVNEGDDILLTSEQGQAIRFTADDDQLRPMGRATAGVKGMRFRGDDQLLSMSVVNDGQFLLVATSGGYGKRTAIEEYTPQGRGGLGVMTFKYTPKRGKLIAAISVDEDDEIFAITSAGGVVRTEVNQIRPSSRATMGVRLVNLADDVELLAIDRNVEDDGEEDAQAVAKGEKSVEDVKPEHLKSGEDSQQDEADSKDADKDEE
- a CDS encoding cell filamentation protein Fic; its protein translation is MSAEQLLLAAREFCQTYRVRVINFAALAAAAAASTATVEGIAVHGSRSAAAESLETVLRAVPALSGKNEEFARFCTEVYLSVAEVM